TTTCTTCtcataatttttgtaaaatagagtattctatactgattcaacacgaaaaatactaaaacatgtgataggaaaggtctctaccacgatttggaaatatttcaggctagatgtttgggacgttttttttggtatttcttcaacaccaataaaacctgtcacatgttctgagtttcttcttataattattgtaaaatagagtattctatactgattcaacatgaaaaatactaaaacatgtgataggaaaggtctccaccacgatttggaaatatttcaagctagatgtttgggacgtttttttggtatttcttcaacaccaatgcaacctgtcacatgttctgagtttcttcttataattattgtaaactAGAGTAtcctatactgattcaacacgaaaaatactaaaacatgtgatgggaaaggtctccaccacgatttggaaatatttcaggctagatgtttgggacgtttttttggtatttcttcaacaccaatgcaacctgtcacatgaaatgagtttcttcttataatttttttaaaatagagtattctatactgattcaacacgaaaaacactaaaacatgtgataggaaaggtctccaccacgatttggaaatatttcaggctagatgtttcgGACGTTTtattggtatttcttcaacaccaatgcaacctgtcacatgttctgagtttcttcttataattattgtaaaatagagtattctatactgattcaacacgaaaaatactaaaacatgtgatgggaaaggtctccaccacgatttggaaatatttcaggctagatgttttggacgtttttttggtatttcttcaacaccaatgcaacctgtcacgtGTACTAAGTTTCTTCtcataatttttgtaaaatagagtattctatactgattcaacacgaaaaatactaaaacatgtgataggaaaggtctccaccacgatttggaaatatttcaggctagatgttttggacgtttttttggtatttcttcaacaccaatgcaacctgtcacgtGTACTAAGTTTCTTCTCATAAtatttgtaaaatagagtattctatactgattcaacacgaaaaatactaaaacatgtgatgggaaaggtctccaccacgatttggaaatatttcaggctagatgtttgggacgtttttttggtatttcttcaacaccaatgcaacctgtcacatgaaatgagtttcttcttataatttttttaaaatagagtattctatactgattcaacacgaaaaatactaaaacatgtgataggaaaggtctctaccacgatttggaaatatttcaggctagatgttttggacgtttttttggtatttcttcaacaccaatgcaacctgtcacgtGTACTAAGTTTCTTCtcataatttttgtaaaatagagtattctatactgattcaacacgaaaaatactaaaacatgtgataggaatgGTCtctaccacgatttggaaatatttcaggctagatgtttgggacgtttttttttggtatttcttcaacaccaatgcaacctgtcacatgaactgagtttttcttaaaattattgtaaaataaagtattctatactgattcaacacgaaaaatactaaaacatgtgataggaaaggtctccaccacgatttggaaatatttcaggctagatgtttgggacgttttttttggtatttcttcaacaccaatgcaacctgtcacatgaaatgagtttcttcttataatttttttaaaatagagtattctatactgattcaacacgaaaaatactaaaacatgtgataggaaaggtctccaccacgatttggaaatatttcaggctagatgttttggacgtttttttggtatttcttcaacaccaatgcaacctgtcacgtGTACTAAGTTTCTTCtcataatttttgtaaaatagagtattctatactgattaaacacgaaaaatactaaaacatgtgataggaaaggtctccaccacgattttgaaatatttcaggctagatatttgggacgtttttttggtatttctttaacaccaatgcaacctgtcacatgaactgagtttcttcttaaaattattgtaaaataaagtattctatactgattcaacacgaaaaatactaaaacatgtgataggaaaggtctctaccacgatttggaaatatttcaggctagatgtttgggacgtttttttttggtatttcttcaacaccaataaaacctgtcacatgttctgagtttcttcttataattattgtaaaatagagtattctatactgattcaacatgaaaaatactaaaacatgtgataggaaaggtctccaccacgatttggaaatatttcaggctagatgtttcgGACGTTTtattggtatttcttcaacaccaatgcaacctgtcacatgttctgagtttcttcttataattattgtaaaatagagtattctatactgattcaacacgaaaaatactaaaacatgtgatgggaaaggtctccaccacgatttggaaatatttcaggctagatgtttgggacgttttttttgtatttcttcaacaccaatgcaacctgtcacgtGTACTAAGTTTCTTCtcataatttttgtaaaatagagtattctatactgattcaacacgaaaaatactaaaacatgtgataggaaaggtctccaccacgatttggaaatatttcaggctagatgttttggacgttttttttggtatttcttcaacaccaatgcaacctgtcacgtGTACtaagtttcttcttataattattgtaaaatagagtattctatactgattcaacttgaaaaatactaaaacatgtgataggaaaggtctccaccacgatttggaaatatttcaggctagatgtttgggacgtttttttggtatttcttcaacaccaatgcaacctgtcacatgtactgagtttcttcttataatttttgtaaaatagagtattgaAACGATGTTGTGGTTTTATTGTAGAATAAGGTATTTTACACAGATTCAGAGTGATAATCACCGTTATAaaagataggaaaggtctctctccccgttctcgcgctacAAAAGTGCAaagccatgctgcgttgccagataaaacggtaaaagaaaacagatcccgaagagcccttTAGGACGTTCTCCGTTCTCGGATGATTGTTTTTAGGTTCTAGTCATTTTCTTCCCCCACCCCCATTTCCAGGAGCGACCGCCAACGGCCTGGGTGGCGTACCGGTACCGGCCTTCTCCTATGCTGAACGACGCCAACCTGGGCATGGACCTCCACTTGGACATTAGCGGCCTGTGGTTTAAGATTCACATGATCGGACGGGTTCTCTCTGGGGTAGCCCCCAGGAGCTTCGTTGACTGCTTCTACCACCGGCGGAAGATACTCCAGACTGGGTTGTGCTTCTTTGACCGGTTCGTCTCTTACCATTGGTTTCAGGTTGATGTCGTCCAGCGGGGGCTGCGGAATGTCCCATTGGATATGTCCCGTCTTCTTGGTGGTGGCCGTACGCTTCTGGAGCGTCGTACGAGGTGTCGTAAATGAAGGTGAAGGATCGGACGTCGGGTCCTCTtctatatacaacaacaatcgaAACAAAATAGCGTGTGTAtaattcaaattgtaaaattcaaattaatgtGTAATTAAAAACCTAAAGTCAACAGGGACGTCAATTCAGCGCTTAGctttcgaaagaaaattggtTTAAGAACatcgacaaaataaaaaggtgatCAGCAACGAAATCCatcgagaaataaaaatcaattaaggGAACATCATCTTTTCAAGTCGTTGAAAATTACGCGCATCAGTTTAACTTTTCCGACGAGTCACGATTAAGCAGTTTAGAAActcagaaacaaaatttttatgcaGATGACGTTACCTCTAACAGCAATGCTGgggaaagaatttgaataCCCAGATCCAgcaataagaaagaagaaaacagccTAAAAGAATTAACAGGAAATTTAATACAAGAGCTAGAAGGAGCAAAAACAACGATTGCAAAAATATTATCAACACATTGATATGCATGGTTAGAAGTGTTGAGCGGACCTCAGCAAAATGTCAATATTCAGGTAAAGCGCTAATTGACTAATGCGTGCAGTCGCTGAGGTATACCCTCCTTTATATACCTGTGTAACAGCCAATTATTGCTGCTGCAATAATGAGATTTCTTTCGTTACATTAGAAATACACCATTGATGACCCCATTTCACGCGTTGTTTGCTTACTTGTATAGTAAATTAACAGTATCCTTATTCTTCACAGACTATTTGTCACATAGAGGCTAGACTAAAACTTTGGTCGATCTGCACTAGGCGGCGATATTAGGTTGTGTTTTATCACCGCCATATGTGAAATATTGCACCAATTGTGTTTGCGTGACACAGATTCACCTATACATGGTTCGAATTAATAATAGGAGGTCTGCTCTTTAGGTCGTCTACTTGTTATGAGACATACGTTACCAGTTcggaaaacaaacgaaaaaacaaacaaaaaacaaagcagATGTTATCATGTCAGATGATGTGCTGCTTTGCATGACCCAGGCTTACCCAGCGTTTATACTGTAATACGTTCAAAACGTTTCAAAATTAAGTGTAGGATATATATAGTTCATTCCAGCaaagataattttcatttttattgctggaatattaaaattaaatataggCCCTACTCTTTGAGCGGAAGGGACCCAAAAAACgatacaacaaaataaaacattcaaacttttttaatttctcgataaaaaattttcaagaaataataatagcccGAGATATTATTATctcagatttaaaaaaaaattattgctgATTGAATGAATGGTGtttcgttgtttgtttttgtttttcctagaAGCGCAAAATAATCTATCCTGGTGACGCAGCTTATGATAAAGGTGAGATTGAGATATACCTTATTTGCGCAATTTTTCACCACATCAAACGGCGGAGGCTCTTATTAGATGtaagaaaattcgaaaaaaatgctgatgtaaaaaaattgtcacaTTACGTTATCGCTCTGTTATCGGCTCGCACATCGTCGGGTATAAATGATATCTAATTTTACGTTTTTGGAAGAACAACCCGAACACAACTTTGAAAGTACGCACAGCACCGGTTTCGTATTCATTGGTCACCTTCAATCCACCACTATCACCGCCAAcataaatattgttttaaattttcagtaagtcaattccaattttttttttttttactaattaaACTTAAGTCAActatataaaatttttaaaaaattgtgtggCAATTGCAAAAATATATTAGTTTAGAGTATTTAGATTTAAGTAAGACATTTGTACTGTTGCGTGCATCAGTCATTTCAaaatacttattattattaggggATTATTTATGGGGCAAATGGCGAGAagtttcaaacgaaaaacaatttgatttagGAGACACTGAGAAATTGATTGTATCTTGTCTTTATTAACTCGGTTCACCTAGCTGTTATTTTCAAACTGACGCAATTATTGTAAACTGTTGCTCAATCAATGGCCTCGGATTTGCGGTTGTGCTATAATAGAGGTTGAGAAACCttctttgttgattttttttaaatttcttaccCCATAACACACATCCCTCTCCCcggctccccccccccccttgattgaaaagaaaatgccgctataaaaataaattgtgtgcTACATTTTGTTATCACTGATATCGGCGTAGTCTGATAAACCTTATCTCATTTTGCGTATTGCATTCTTGGAAAAACAAGCCGAACTTTACAATTGATTGCTCTCTCGTTGAccaatttttgttaattttcattaaGTTACTTccaattataaaataaaatgttttactaTACTCTGTTTCCGTGCCAattgctaaaatatttaaatgtatCATAAGTTATAGTTTTGAGTGTTGGTAGTCAGTATAGTAGCAGAAAGTAATACGTTTTAATTATTGCATCAGACAATTCTTAATAACTGATTAATGGTAGATTTCTATCCTATCCTATACAGGGAGAGAAGTTTCAAAGgggaaataatttaattcagCGAAGACGCTGAGAAATAATTTGCAATCATGTCAGAAGCCACCTCGTTAAACAACAGCGGCACGAAGCTGATGATTTACAACAGTCTGACTCGCAAGAAGGAGGTGTTCACTCCGCAGAATGGCAACAACATCACCTGGTACTCTTGCGGACCCACAGTCTACGATGCCTCCCACATGGGCCACGCCCGCTCCTACATGCACAGCAGCGGTAGAATACTTACCTTAACATACTTTAGTGGGCCAGGATTACTTACAAGACGAAACTACTTACGAGCTTAACATacttaaatagttttttcataCTTAGATTTTGTAAGTAACGAGTAAGCATGTAAGTATGTGCCTCCAACATACTtacttgaataaaagaaaagatttccgTAGGAATCGAACACGGGTCTCACGCATCACAGTCAGATGCTTTTCCGCTGTGCCATTCTAGATTTGATTTTACCAATTAAATAACCGTTACTAATCAACGGGGGGGTTTAGGACTTAGAGATTTTTATGTCCAAACAtcatattcaattttctctcctaAAGCGGCGAGCATGTGcccttattcatttttttcacaaaaatgatttacaggAAAGCTGCTTTAAACTCGGTACTACCAGTTCCTTCAGTAGATATAAATAGGGCAGCAAGTTTTTCctacaattaatgaaaaaaaaggagttataTTCCTTAAACAAGTAGTTTACATGTATTCTAGAGTTCTACCTGAACGATGGCCatatttcttgaataatgcTCATGGATGGACTGAGAAACAAAGAGCAGGGCCTCGTAGGTCAGGAAATATCTTTGTCGCAACATAAGTAGCAAGCCAGCCTCCCATTCAAATTCACTAAACGCAGCACCATGAGTGAAAAGGAGGGATTCAATGTCACGATGAGCAGCAGGAACCAAATTTTGCTGGCCAAAATGTTTGGGGTTGTTGTTCGTGATCAAAATCATGCCTATCTTCAGCTGATGATTGTTCAAGACCAGCCCTGACGCCATCAGTTGTGTTACTACTAGCAATAACAACATCTTCAATGGACGTGGGATCACTAGCCTCGTCGACTAACAAGTTGAATCCAGTAGtcgatatatataggctaagctcaatcaaatttcaaaagtgagcAAAAGTACAAGTACAAAGTACAAGTATGTTATTAGCTGTTTAAGTATGTATACGACGAAAATAAGTATGAAAAATAGGTATAAGTATGTTCGTCCAATatacttacaaatttacaa
This window of the Daphnia pulex isolate KAP4 chromosome 5, ASM2113471v1 genome carries:
- the LOC124193574 gene encoding uncharacterized protein LOC124193574, producing the protein MLLLLVVTQLMASGLVLNNHQLKIGMILITNNNPKHFGQQNLVPAAHRDIESLLFTHGAAFSEFEWEAGLLLMLRQRYFLTYEALLFVSQSIHEHYSRNMAIVQEKLAALFISTEGTGSTEFKAAFL